A window of the Microvirga terrae genome harbors these coding sequences:
- the tsf gene encoding translation elongation factor Ts, with the protein MANITAAMVKELRDTTSAGMMDCKAALAETNGDMEAAIDWLRKKGLSKAAKKAGRVAAEGLVAVESSGHTATILEVNSETDFVARNDQFQAFVREAAKIGLMGNGTIESLEAAHFPGSQTTVKDRLQELIATIGENMTLRRIAKLEVSTGVIASYVHNAVTEGLGKIGVLVALESEGDVTVLGTLGRQIAMHVAATSPVALDASGVDQTTIERESAILRDKNAGKPDHVMQKIIESGLKSYFKEVTLLEQPFVHDPSKTVTQVLKEAESKAGKPVTLKAFVRYALGEGIEKEEAPDFAAEVAAQAGLKS; encoded by the coding sequence ATGGCGAACATTACCGCTGCGATGGTGAAGGAGCTGCGCGACACGACCAGCGCCGGCATGATGGACTGCAAGGCCGCGCTTGCCGAAACGAACGGCGACATGGAGGCCGCGATCGATTGGCTCCGCAAGAAGGGTCTCTCGAAGGCTGCCAAGAAGGCCGGCCGCGTTGCGGCCGAGGGCCTCGTGGCTGTCGAATCCTCCGGTCACACTGCGACGATCCTCGAGGTCAATTCCGAGACCGACTTCGTCGCCCGCAACGACCAGTTCCAGGCCTTCGTTCGCGAAGCTGCCAAGATCGGGCTCATGGGCAACGGCACCATCGAGTCTCTCGAGGCCGCTCACTTCCCCGGCTCGCAGACGACGGTAAAGGATCGGCTGCAGGAGCTCATCGCCACCATCGGCGAGAACATGACCCTGCGCCGGATCGCCAAGCTCGAGGTCTCGACGGGCGTGATCGCGTCCTATGTCCATAACGCGGTGACCGAAGGCCTCGGCAAGATTGGCGTTCTCGTGGCGCTCGAATCCGAAGGCGACGTGACTGTCCTCGGAACCCTCGGCCGTCAGATCGCCATGCACGTGGCCGCCACCAGCCCGGTGGCGCTGGATGCCTCCGGCGTCGACCAGACGACGATCGAGCGCGAGAGCGCCATCCTGCGCGACAAGAACGCCGGCAAGCCGGACCACGTCATGCAGAAGATCATCGAGAGCGGCCTGAAGAGCTACTTCAAGGAGGTCACCCTTCTGGAGCAGCCTTTTGTTCACGATCCCTCGAAGACCGTGACCCAGGTCCTCAAGGAGGCCGAGTCGAAGGCCGGCAAGCCGGTGACCCTCAAGGCGTTCGTCCGCTATGCCCTCGGCGAGGGCATCGAGAAGGAAGAGGCCCCTGACTTCGCGGCTGAAGTGGCCGCCCAGGCCGGCCTTAAGTCCTAA
- the pyrH gene encoding UMP kinase, which produces MATFRRILVKLSGEALMAPDGYWLDSQILSSLAEDLAQATRAGFEIAVVIGGGNIIRGARMSAAGWIDRPTADSMGMLGTVMNSLAIETALNAAGVPARTMSAVSMPTICETYARQPALHHLDKGQVVVLAGGTGNPFFTTDTAAVLRAAELRCDAVLKATQVDGVYSADPKKHPDAVRFDRLTHDEAIAKDLKVMDTAAFALARESRLSIIVGSVHAPSSVTALLQGKVPSTVVAP; this is translated from the coding sequence ATGGCAACGTTCCGGCGCATCCTTGTGAAGCTTTCCGGTGAGGCCCTGATGGCACCCGATGGCTACTGGCTCGATTCTCAGATCCTGTCCTCCCTGGCAGAGGATCTGGCCCAGGCCACCCGCGCCGGCTTCGAGATCGCCGTCGTCATCGGCGGCGGCAATATCATCCGCGGCGCCCGCATGAGTGCCGCCGGCTGGATCGACCGGCCCACGGCCGACTCCATGGGCATGCTCGGCACCGTCATGAACTCCCTTGCCATCGAAACGGCCCTGAACGCGGCCGGCGTTCCGGCCAGGACCATGTCGGCAGTATCCATGCCGACGATCTGCGAAACCTACGCCCGTCAGCCGGCGCTGCACCACCTCGACAAGGGGCAGGTGGTGGTTCTGGCTGGCGGCACCGGCAACCCCTTCTTCACCACCGACACCGCTGCCGTCCTGCGTGCCGCCGAGCTTCGTTGCGACGCGGTTCTGAAGGCGACCCAGGTTGATGGCGTCTACTCGGCGGATCCGAAAAAGCACCCCGATGCGGTCCGATTCGACCGCCTGACCCACGACGAGGCCATCGCCAAGGACTTGAAGGTCATGGACACGGCGGCCTTCGCCCTGGCGCGCGAGAGCAGGCTTTCGATCATCGTGGGCTCTGTACACGCCCCGAGTTCGGTGACAGCGCTTCTTCAGGGGAAAGTGCCGTCCACCGTGGTCGCCCCTTGA
- the frr gene encoding ribosome recycling factor: MATTFDLADVKRRMQGAINAFKNDLASLRTGRASPNLLDPIQIDAYGSLMPITQVATVNVPEPRLLSVQVWDRGMVAAVEKAIRESDLGLNPQTEGQVIRLRIPEMNEQRRKEMVKVAHKYAEEARVAVRHVRRDGLDLLKKLEKDSAISEDDGKRHADQVQKATDQFVAEIDSLLVTKEKEIMHV; this comes from the coding sequence ATGGCCACGACCTTTGATCTCGCCGATGTGAAGCGCCGCATGCAGGGCGCCATCAACGCTTTCAAGAACGACCTGGCTAGCCTGCGCACCGGGCGCGCCTCGCCGAACCTCCTCGATCCCATCCAGATCGACGCCTACGGCTCCCTGATGCCGATCACCCAGGTTGCCACCGTCAACGTGCCTGAGCCGCGCCTGCTGAGCGTTCAGGTCTGGGACCGCGGCATGGTGGCGGCCGTCGAGAAGGCGATCCGGGAATCGGATCTCGGGCTCAATCCGCAGACGGAAGGGCAGGTGATCCGCCTTCGCATTCCCGAGATGAACGAGCAGCGCCGCAAAGAGATGGTCAAGGTGGCCCACAAATACGCCGAGGAGGCCCGTGTCGCTGTTCGACACGTCCGGCGCGATGGCCTCGACCTGCTCAAGAAGCTTGAGAAGGACAGCGCGATCAGCGAGGATGACGGCAAGCGTCATGCTGACCAGGTTCAGAAGGCAACCGACCAGTTCGTGGCCGAGATCGACAGCCTTCTCGTGACCAAGGAAAAGGAAATCATGCACGTCTGA
- a CDS encoding isoprenyl transferase: MPTHVAIIMDGNGRWAAQRGLPRFEGHRKGIDAIRRAVRTATDLGIRYLTVYSFSAENWRRPADEVSYLMGLLKRFVRHDLAELHANNIRVRIIGEREGLPSDIRMLLDEAEQLTRSNSGLTLVIAFNYGGRQEIVSAIRALAVKVKEGALDPADIDMDAVGATLDTHGIPDPDLVIRTSGEQRVSNFLTWQTAYSEFVFLPCFWPDFDETAFQSAIDEYYRRDRRFGGLSARAG; the protein is encoded by the coding sequence ATGCCGACCCATGTTGCCATCATCATGGATGGAAACGGCCGGTGGGCCGCTCAGAGAGGGCTGCCCCGGTTCGAAGGGCATCGCAAGGGGATCGACGCGATCCGCCGGGCGGTCAGAACCGCGACGGATCTCGGCATCCGCTACCTCACCGTCTACAGCTTCTCGGCGGAGAATTGGCGCAGACCTGCCGATGAGGTCTCGTATCTCATGGGGCTGCTCAAGCGCTTCGTACGCCACGACCTCGCCGAGTTGCATGCCAACAACATCCGCGTTCGCATCATCGGCGAGCGCGAAGGTCTGCCGTCCGATATCCGCATGCTCCTCGACGAAGCGGAGCAACTCACCCGCTCGAATTCGGGCCTGACCCTCGTCATTGCCTTCAATTACGGCGGCCGCCAGGAGATCGTGAGTGCCATACGGGCTCTCGCCGTCAAGGTGAAGGAGGGAGCACTCGACCCGGCTGACATCGATATGGATGCGGTCGGAGCGACCCTCGACACCCATGGCATTCCCGACCCGGATCTCGTCATTCGGACTTCGGGGGAGCAGCGGGTGTCGAATTTTCTCACCTGGCAGACCGCTTATTCCGAGTTCGTCTTCCTGCCCTGCTTCTGGCCGGACTTCGACGAGACGGCGTTCCAGAGCGCGATCGACGAGTACTACAGGCGCGATCGCCGTTTCGGCGGTTTGAGCGCGCGGGCAGGCTGA
- a CDS encoding phosphatidate cytidylyltransferase produces MVADQGSSLPTRPKSTSSRELTTRVLSAIVMIAAALLTAYWGGWPFALFWLAAGTAVMVEWTRMTGAEPRPLVQSILAVGLAVLTVLFLTEARFGLFLLAGLVFLVTGTFATGGGANRIWSASGFLYASLIVLVPPIVRDHVELGILGLLWMFAVVWATDIAAYFTGRTFGGPKLCPPISPKKTWSGFVGGVVAAALCGVLVAWTGEAYGHSLPLGLPAIAILSVVASVASQIGDLGESALKRHCNVKDSSHLIPGHGGVMDRLDGFWAVCLIVGAILLTIHFTP; encoded by the coding sequence ATGGTCGCAGACCAGGGCTCGTCCTTGCCGACCCGTCCAAAGTCCACCTCGTCCAGGGAACTGACGACGCGGGTACTATCCGCCATCGTCATGATTGCAGCCGCCCTGCTGACGGCCTACTGGGGCGGTTGGCCCTTCGCCCTATTCTGGCTCGCAGCCGGTACTGCCGTGATGGTGGAATGGACCCGGATGACGGGCGCCGAGCCACGCCCCCTGGTGCAGAGTATCCTTGCGGTCGGGCTTGCCGTTCTGACCGTCCTTTTCCTGACGGAGGCACGCTTCGGCCTGTTCCTGTTGGCAGGGCTCGTCTTCCTTGTGACGGGCACCTTTGCAACCGGGGGAGGCGCCAACAGGATCTGGTCGGCGTCGGGCTTCCTTTATGCGTCCTTGATCGTTCTTGTCCCGCCGATCGTGCGCGACCATGTCGAACTCGGAATTCTAGGCCTGCTGTGGATGTTCGCCGTCGTATGGGCAACCGACATCGCGGCCTATTTCACCGGCCGAACCTTCGGGGGCCCGAAGCTCTGTCCGCCCATCAGTCCGAAGAAGACATGGTCCGGCTTTGTCGGAGGCGTCGTCGCTGCGGCCCTGTGCGGCGTATTGGTCGCCTGGACCGGCGAGGCCTACGGCCACAGCCTGCCACTAGGCCTTCCGGCGATCGCCATTTTGTCCGTGGTCGCATCGGTCGCAAGCCAGATCGGAGATCTCGGCGAGTCGGCTCTGAAGCGCCATTGCAACGTCAAGGACTCGAGCCATCTCATCCCAGGGCACGGCGGTGTCATGGATCGCCTTGATGGCTTTTGGGCCGTCTGCCTAATCGTCGGGGCGATCCTGCTGACGATTCATTTCACTCCCTAG
- the dxr gene encoding 1-deoxy-D-xylulose-5-phosphate reductoisomerase — protein sequence MTRSITILGATGSIGRSTSGVIQAHREEFRVEAVVGGRNATALAKIAQDLGAKFAALADEGAGEALSLALSGSGIRGGAGHAAVLEAVDRDADIVLAAISGTAGLAPTHAALKPGRRIALANKESLVCAGGVFMADARRLGVQVMPVDSEHNALDHALAAGSDRDVEKAVITASGGPFRTWTKERIARADAREASAHPVWSMGSKINIDSSTLMNKGLELIEAHHLFDLEPERLDVLVHPEAIVHGLVQWSDGAVTAGLALPDMKVPIANALRNQNRLKMDLPRLDLAAIGRLSFEQPDEGRFPCLSLAKAALRTGGAMPTILNAANEIAVEAFIADAIGFYDISELVERVCSTFFGRNIAAPSTVADALRIDQEARQAARQLLPTLTGTARL from the coding sequence ATGACCCGCTCCATCACGATTCTCGGTGCGACCGGCTCGATTGGCCGCTCGACGTCCGGCGTCATCCAGGCTCACCGGGAGGAGTTTCGTGTCGAAGCTGTTGTCGGGGGACGCAATGCCACCGCTTTGGCGAAGATCGCCCAGGACCTCGGAGCAAAATTCGCCGCCCTGGCCGACGAGGGGGCCGGAGAGGCGTTGAGTCTGGCTCTATCGGGAAGCGGAATCAGGGGAGGCGCTGGGCACGCCGCCGTTCTGGAGGCCGTGGATCGCGATGCCGACATCGTGCTGGCCGCCATCAGCGGAACAGCCGGCCTGGCCCCCACTCATGCCGCGCTGAAGCCTGGCCGGCGGATTGCCCTCGCCAACAAGGAAAGCCTCGTCTGCGCCGGCGGTGTCTTCATGGCCGACGCCCGCCGCCTCGGGGTCCAGGTCATGCCAGTGGATTCCGAGCATAACGCACTGGATCATGCCCTTGCAGCGGGCTCGGACCGGGATGTGGAAAAGGCCGTGATAACCGCCTCGGGAGGCCCCTTCCGCACTTGGACCAAAGAGCGGATTGCAAGAGCCGATGCACGGGAGGCTTCCGCTCATCCCGTCTGGTCAATGGGCTCGAAGATCAACATCGATTCCTCGACCTTGATGAACAAAGGGCTTGAACTGATCGAGGCTCATCACCTGTTCGACCTCGAGCCCGAGCGGTTGGACGTGCTGGTACACCCGGAAGCCATCGTGCACGGTCTCGTCCAGTGGAGCGACGGTGCCGTAACGGCAGGCCTCGCCTTGCCGGACATGAAGGTTCCGATCGCCAATGCGCTTCGGAATCAGAACCGCCTGAAGATGGACTTGCCTCGTCTCGATCTTGCCGCGATTGGTCGATTAAGCTTCGAGCAGCCTGACGAAGGGCGCTTTCCATGCCTATCTCTGGCGAAGGCTGCACTCAGGACCGGAGGGGCCATGCCCACGATCCTGAATGCAGCCAATGAGATCGCGGTCGAGGCCTTTATCGCGGATGCAATCGGATTTTACGATATTTCAGAGCTTGTTGAGAGAGTTTGCTCAACTTTCTTCGGAAGAAATATCGCGGCGCCGTCGACAGTGGCGGATGCATTGAGGATCGACCAGGAAGCGCGCCAGGCGGCACGGCAGCTTCTGCCGACCCTGACCGGAACGGCGCGGCTCTAA
- the rseP gene encoding RIP metalloprotease RseP: MDFLSTIGGATGSLFLTLVSFLVVLTVVVFIHEFGHFWVGRLCGVGVTAFSIGFGRELIGWTDKKGTRWKISAIPLGGYVKFVGDLNAASVPDQDQLDRMPLEQRAISFPHQSVAKRAAIVAAGPIANFILAIAIFAGFNYFNGRQVLEPRIEAVQPGSAAEKAGFQPKDLILTVDGRQIQTFADMQLIVSSSAGEPLEFTIDRNGQTVALTATPNFVERTSPFGKQRIGLLGVEASRDPSAIKRLTYSPWGAVKAAVVETWNLVERTLNFIRRLVMGWESADQLSGPIGIARASGTAFDVGGVYSLVSLIGFMSVSIGLINLFPIPLLDGGHLLFYAIEAARGRPLSEKAQEIGFRIGFALVAMLMLFATWNDLVHLGSSFLGQGS, translated from the coding sequence ATGGACTTTCTTTCAACGATCGGCGGTGCGACAGGCTCTCTGTTCCTGACGCTGGTCTCCTTTCTCGTGGTTCTCACGGTGGTCGTGTTCATCCACGAGTTCGGCCATTTCTGGGTGGGGCGGCTCTGCGGCGTCGGAGTGACGGCCTTTTCGATCGGCTTCGGCCGTGAGTTGATCGGCTGGACCGATAAAAAGGGGACCCGCTGGAAGATCTCGGCGATTCCCCTCGGAGGCTACGTCAAGTTCGTTGGCGACCTCAACGCGGCCAGCGTTCCCGACCAGGATCAGCTCGACCGGATGCCCCTGGAGCAGCGGGCCATCAGTTTTCCCCACCAAAGTGTGGCCAAGCGCGCGGCGATCGTCGCGGCTGGTCCCATCGCGAATTTCATCCTGGCCATCGCCATCTTCGCGGGCTTCAACTACTTCAACGGCCGTCAGGTGCTGGAGCCGAGAATCGAGGCGGTCCAGCCGGGAAGCGCGGCCGAAAAGGCAGGCTTCCAGCCCAAGGACCTGATCCTGACGGTTGACGGTCGACAGATTCAGACCTTCGCCGACATGCAGCTCATCGTCAGCTCCAGTGCAGGGGAGCCCCTCGAATTCACGATCGATCGAAACGGGCAGACGGTCGCTTTGACGGCCACTCCGAACTTCGTCGAGAGAACCAGCCCCTTCGGAAAGCAGCGTATCGGGCTCCTGGGAGTCGAAGCTTCCAGGGATCCGTCGGCGATCAAGCGCCTCACTTATTCCCCTTGGGGCGCCGTCAAGGCCGCGGTGGTGGAGACCTGGAACCTCGTCGAGCGGACCCTGAACTTCATCCGCCGCCTAGTGATGGGCTGGGAATCGGCCGACCAGCTCTCCGGGCCCATTGGGATCGCTCGGGCGTCGGGCACGGCCTTCGATGTTGGCGGCGTCTATAGTCTCGTCAGCCTGATCGGCTTCATGTCTGTTTCGATCGGACTCATTAACCTTTTTCCCATTCCGCTGCTGGATGGCGGCCATCTTCTGTTCTATGCCATTGAGGCGGCGCGGGGCCGTCCCCTTAGCGAGAAAGCCCAGGAAATCGGGTTCAGGATAGGGTTTGCCCTGGTGGCGATGCTCATGCTGTTCGCCACTTGGAATGATCTTGTTCACCTTGGCAGCAGTTTTCTGGGCCAGGGATCGTGA